A region from the Mycolicibacterium litorale genome encodes:
- a CDS encoding patatin-like phospholipase family protein → MNRADLVCEGGGVRGIGLVGAVRALADAGYAFPRVAGSSAGAVVAAMIAALQAAGQPLSRLDELAQKIDYAKFADPTLLTRIPVVGPALSLAANNGLYRGDYLESLLTDLLGDLGVRTFGDLRTGEEPQRNAWSLVVTASDLSRRRLVRIPWDLPNYGLDPDEFPVARAVRASSAVPFAFEPVEVSGATWVDGGLLSNFPVQLFDSTDDRPRWPTFGIRLSARAGRAPTHRIRGPLSLAFGALETLISDQDAAYIDDPCTVRRTIFVPTESVGSLDFDITDEERDALYGRGLRAAEEFLASWDYPRYLRDCRGIATEV, encoded by the coding sequence ATGAACCGCGCGGATCTGGTGTGTGAAGGCGGTGGCGTGCGCGGAATCGGGTTGGTGGGCGCGGTGCGCGCGCTCGCCGACGCGGGATACGCGTTCCCCCGGGTGGCCGGGTCGAGTGCGGGTGCGGTGGTCGCCGCGATGATCGCGGCATTGCAGGCGGCCGGACAACCGCTGTCGCGGCTCGACGAGCTCGCGCAGAAGATCGACTACGCGAAGTTCGCCGACCCGACGCTGCTGACCCGGATTCCGGTCGTCGGCCCGGCGCTGTCGCTGGCCGCGAACAACGGGCTGTACCGGGGCGACTACCTGGAGAGCCTGCTGACAGACCTGTTGGGGGACTTGGGTGTCCGCACGTTCGGGGACCTGCGCACCGGCGAGGAGCCGCAGCGCAACGCGTGGTCGCTGGTGGTCACCGCGAGCGACCTGTCGCGGCGGCGGCTGGTCCGGATTCCGTGGGATCTGCCGAATTACGGACTCGATCCCGACGAGTTCCCGGTCGCGCGAGCGGTGCGGGCCTCCTCGGCCGTCCCGTTCGCCTTCGAACCGGTCGAGGTCAGCGGTGCGACGTGGGTCGACGGCGGGTTGCTGTCGAACTTCCCGGTGCAGTTGTTCGACAGCACCGACGATCGGCCGCGGTGGCCCACCTTCGGGATTCGATTGTCGGCGCGAGCCGGTAGGGCTCCGACGCACCGGATCCGGGGGCCGTTGTCGTTGGCGTTCGGTGCGTTGGAGACGTTGATCAGCGATCAGGACGCCGCCTACATCGACGATCCGTGCACCGTGCGGCGCACGATCTTCGTGCCGACGGAATCGGTGGGGTCGTTGGACTTCGACATCACCGACGAGGAGCGCGACGCGCTGTACGGCCGCGGGCTGCGGGCGGCGGAGGAGTTCCTGGCGTCCTGGGACTATCCGCGGTATCTGCGGGACTGCCGAGGGATCGCCACGGAGGTGTGA
- a CDS encoding TNT domain-containing protein (This protein contains a domain related to Tuberculosis Necrotizing Toxin, which is the C-terminal effector domain of outer membrane channel protein CpnT, and which has a lethal NAD+-glycohydrolase activity.) — MTLNLKELKEWPPEIADLAQSARDAAANHTDSADFYRSLITVSTWEGQGAEAAKSAMEATAGDHDAVADSLGTAASRMELVHQDAEDVAETIRRILDDAATQPAVTIDETTNRVIPADTSHMTEEYVAQVAAKVTDLQGRIAAVLADGQRMDAELAGAITAASGNAQPAVKSAGSLEGLLLPRDGEQRKSTPEDLDSALDQLTGKPGDGAASPKPGEAGGNPGAVPPSLDPAKVQQFKELARQTMLRDGVPPEQIEQRLDGIVAAAQKPLPAAKPSEGGPKPPPSFADGFADGWFNTEEGIKDLIGANGWEDLKGAWTDMAKGTWERATNPVDSLTQEVEHLTKYPAHYLGEVAGGTAITAPGAVLGGEAALAARGATAGIPDDVIHTPSAPSTVEQSTPLADAPSPHGTHVPMADPPPPLPTDSPLFDGYDPIPPGPEFTNPDGGLIYPDDSLPTKPYAIPGTVVDHVELPPGTELGRFGYPGGTYLAPDGTRFAELSLPPDSASKPYYHYVVDDPSKLPPGWRIEQSQAAPWFHQPGGGPQFRILAPDGDEASVDILVERGFLREVR; from the coding sequence ATGACGCTGAACCTCAAGGAGCTCAAGGAGTGGCCTCCCGAGATCGCCGACCTGGCCCAATCAGCGCGCGACGCGGCCGCCAACCACACCGACTCCGCCGACTTTTACCGCTCGTTGATCACGGTATCCACCTGGGAGGGGCAGGGCGCGGAGGCTGCCAAGTCGGCAATGGAGGCCACGGCGGGCGACCATGACGCGGTGGCCGACAGTCTCGGCACTGCTGCGAGCCGGATGGAACTTGTCCACCAGGACGCCGAGGATGTCGCCGAGACGATAAGGCGCATCCTCGACGACGCCGCCACCCAACCGGCAGTGACCATCGACGAGACCACCAACCGGGTGATCCCAGCCGACACCAGTCACATGACGGAGGAGTACGTCGCACAGGTTGCGGCCAAAGTCACCGATCTCCAGGGTCGCATCGCCGCCGTACTCGCCGACGGCCAGCGAATGGACGCGGAACTGGCGGGTGCGATCACGGCGGCCAGTGGGAACGCTCAGCCGGCGGTGAAGTCGGCAGGATCACTGGAAGGTCTGCTGCTCCCCCGGGATGGCGAGCAGCGTAAGTCCACACCCGAAGACCTCGACAGCGCGTTGGATCAGCTCACCGGTAAACCGGGGGACGGGGCCGCATCGCCGAAGCCGGGCGAGGCTGGAGGCAACCCCGGCGCCGTGCCGCCGTCGCTAGATCCCGCGAAGGTTCAGCAGTTCAAAGAGCTTGCCCGGCAGACGATGCTGCGCGACGGCGTACCGCCGGAGCAGATCGAGCAGCGACTCGATGGGATCGTCGCTGCAGCGCAGAAACCGCTGCCCGCAGCCAAGCCGTCCGAGGGCGGACCGAAGCCGCCGCCCAGCTTCGCCGACGGTTTCGCCGACGGCTGGTTCAACACCGAAGAAGGCATCAAAGACCTCATCGGGGCCAACGGTTGGGAGGACCTCAAAGGCGCCTGGACTGACATGGCTAAGGGCACGTGGGAACGAGCAACCAACCCCGTCGACTCCTTGACCCAGGAAGTCGAGCACTTGACGAAGTACCCCGCGCATTACCTGGGCGAGGTAGCCGGCGGAACGGCCATCACTGCGCCCGGTGCCGTTCTCGGCGGGGAAGCAGCTCTCGCGGCCCGCGGTGCCACAGCGGGCATCCCCGACGATGTCATCCATACGCCGAGTGCCCCAAGCACAGTGGAGCAGTCGACTCCACTCGCCGATGCTCCCAGCCCCCACGGCACACACGTACCGATGGCGGATCCGCCACCCCCGCTGCCGACAGACTCACCCTTGTTCGACGGCTACGACCCGATACCCCCGGGGCCGGAGTTCACTAACCCTGACGGTGGTTTGATCTACCCGGACGACAGCCTGCCGACCAAGCCCTATGCAATTCCCGGTACTGTCGTCGACCACGTCGAGTTACCCCCGGGCACCGAACTCGGGCGCTTCGGATACCCAGGCGGCACATATCTGGCCCCAGATGGAACACGCTTCGCCGAACTGTCACTGCCACCCGATAGCGCATCGAAGCCCTACTACCACTATGTTGTGGACGACCCGTCGAAACTGCCGCCGGGTTGGCGCATCGAACAATCACAGGCAGCGCCCTGGTTCCATCAACCCGGTGGAGGGCCGCAATTCCGAATTCTTGCGCCGGACGGAGACGAGGCTTCGGTTGACATACTTGTCGAGCGGGGATTTCTAAGGGAGGTCAGGTAG
- a CDS encoding WXG100 family type VII secretion target, producing MRYRVELNELLAFVDKLQAFEQRAEAIAARIDRQVADLHTTWSGEAAAAHRAHHDEWVTAETQMREALTRLRQAAHHAHRNYTEAARLNKEMLT from the coding sequence ATGCGCTACCGGGTCGAGCTGAACGAGCTGCTGGCCTTTGTCGACAAATTGCAGGCGTTTGAACAGCGTGCGGAGGCGATTGCCGCGCGAATCGACCGCCAGGTCGCCGACCTACACACCACCTGGTCGGGCGAAGCGGCGGCAGCGCATCGCGCACACCACGACGAGTGGGTGACTGCTGAAACACAGATGCGCGAGGCGCTGACCCGACTGCGGCAGGCCGCGCATCACGCGCACCGGAATTACACCGAGGCCGCACGACTCAACAAAGAAATGCTGACGTGA
- a CDS encoding oxygenase MpaB family protein, with translation MPSAFRYPPTGRRARLITAARTLGIDLMPDDATARRFVRGLTEGDPIAERFVAETYHGDLGARKARELVEQAQRQGIDTIDNAPDSMRHLFEEFERKPDWLDPDLLEQGAAVWRRWAYALGALGNAGTNDTYTEGWLAVPLSLSGGYAGDRALHRYLETSRWWIEVCQPGALLTPNSPARNISLHVRIMHVSVRDRVRHHPEWDAERWGLPISQSAMLLTLLGGSVAPALGLFALGHLTSPHEMRAVLHFNRYCGHLVGVRCDGYFPETVADAWRILFLADSARSYDSASSGTELVESFVPAFKPAPAHRGLQRLRAEYHYRLQAGYLGLYMLPWNRRRYRLPSPLPGIALLLARAPFIAVLELARRLSPTIDQRWQNANMNRWERWLEWQSAGKAATFEAATPLRR, from the coding sequence ATGCCGAGCGCCTTCCGCTATCCGCCCACCGGCCGTCGCGCCCGGCTCATCACCGCCGCCCGCACACTGGGCATCGACCTCATGCCCGACGACGCCACCGCACGTAGGTTCGTGCGAGGCCTCACCGAAGGCGACCCCATCGCCGAACGCTTCGTCGCCGAGACCTACCACGGCGACCTCGGCGCCCGGAAAGCCCGGGAGCTCGTCGAGCAGGCCCAGCGACAAGGCATCGACACCATCGACAATGCCCCGGACTCCATGCGCCACCTCTTCGAGGAATTCGAGCGAAAACCCGACTGGCTCGACCCCGACCTCCTCGAACAGGGCGCCGCGGTCTGGCGCCGCTGGGCCTACGCACTCGGCGCCCTCGGCAACGCCGGCACCAACGACACCTATACCGAGGGCTGGCTCGCCGTCCCGCTGTCCCTGTCCGGCGGCTACGCCGGCGACCGGGCGCTGCACCGCTACCTCGAGACCTCGCGGTGGTGGATCGAGGTCTGCCAGCCCGGCGCGCTGCTCACCCCAAACTCCCCCGCCCGCAACATCTCTCTGCACGTGCGCATCATGCACGTCAGCGTCCGCGACCGCGTCAGACACCATCCCGAATGGGACGCCGAGCGCTGGGGCCTGCCCATCAGCCAGTCCGCCATGCTGCTCACCCTGCTCGGCGGCAGCGTCGCCCCTGCCCTCGGCCTGTTCGCCCTCGGCCACCTCACCTCCCCGCACGAGATGCGCGCCGTCCTGCACTTCAACCGCTACTGCGGCCACCTCGTCGGCGTCCGGTGCGACGGATACTTCCCCGAAACCGTCGCCGACGCCTGGCGCATCCTGTTCCTGGCCGACTCGGCCCGCAGTTACGACAGCGCAAGCAGCGGAACCGAACTCGTCGAATCCTTCGTCCCCGCGTTCAAACCCGCACCCGCGCACCGCGGCCTCCAGCGCCTGCGAGCCGAATACCACTACCGGCTCCAGGCGGGCTACCTCGGCCTCTACATGCTGCCGTGGAACCGCCGCCGCTACCGCCTGCCGTCGCCGCTGCCCGGCATCGCCCTCCTCCTCGCCAGAGCCCCGTTCATCGCCGTCCTCGAACTCGCCCGACGCCTCAGCCCGACGATCGACCAGCGCTGGCAGAACGCCAACATGAACAGGTGGGAACGCTGGCTCGAATGGCAGTCAGCCGGCAAGGCCGCGACCTTCGAAGCCGCCACACCCCTGCGCCGCTGA
- a CDS encoding type II toxin-antitoxin system CcdA family antitoxin, which produces MARLNVYVPDELAEQARARGLNVSALTQAAIRAELEDAATDTWLESLDARSTSARHDDVLAALDAARDELGT; this is translated from the coding sequence ATGGCGCGGCTGAACGTATATGTGCCCGATGAGTTGGCGGAGCAGGCCAGAGCACGCGGATTGAATGTCTCGGCGCTGACTCAAGCCGCCATTCGCGCAGAACTGGAGGATGCCGCGACCGACACGTGGCTCGAGAGCTTGGACGCCAGGAGCACCAGTGCACGGCATGACGACGTGTTGGCGGCCCTCGACGCCGCCCGCGACGAACTCGGAACATGA
- a CDS encoding colicin D domain-containing protein, producing MENYGGVVIQAGYNHAVAEHNATPGNTGPMPSKPGEPPGVAGTLAAPPSAGGPGEGLLDDSIGLVAQVGVPVPDGDTDKVGKAADAWARLATVYQTKAVVEGLEVAARTFRDTHSPEVEFIVRDLEQLRDAASAVLSGCAELSESCREYKSALEDLRSQLEVILKELATELAATAVIAVAASFVSFGVGAVAGTAKAAHSITKYARIITGAIGAWKISKNISNGVKKAHDIAGVRQKLQRIKNLGRKGKPEEEPPLGPGVHRANETPLTTSRTQIEKKFDEHASDFGITEPRGKAGFDQFEQAVRSQIDDPSTVHIGGTYRGEPAIINYNPNSGIAVIQKPSGEFVSGWRLSPEQVTNVLQRGSLR from the coding sequence ATGGAGAACTACGGCGGCGTGGTCATCCAAGCCGGTTACAACCACGCCGTCGCTGAACACAACGCCACCCCGGGCAATACAGGCCCAATGCCGTCGAAGCCAGGGGAGCCTCCCGGCGTCGCCGGGACGCTCGCCGCACCTCCATCCGCTGGAGGGCCGGGCGAGGGCCTACTCGACGACTCAATCGGATTGGTGGCGCAGGTAGGCGTACCGGTTCCCGACGGCGACACCGACAAGGTCGGCAAAGCAGCGGATGCGTGGGCCCGCCTGGCGACGGTGTACCAAACGAAGGCAGTGGTCGAGGGTTTAGAGGTCGCCGCACGGACCTTCCGCGATACGCACTCCCCTGAGGTCGAATTCATCGTTCGAGACCTCGAGCAGTTGCGTGACGCAGCATCAGCGGTCTTGAGCGGATGTGCAGAGCTCTCTGAGTCATGCCGCGAGTACAAGTCGGCGCTGGAGGACCTGCGGAGTCAACTCGAAGTCATCCTCAAGGAACTGGCGACGGAGTTGGCTGCAACCGCGGTGATCGCAGTTGCCGCTTCGTTCGTTTCCTTTGGTGTCGGCGCGGTCGCCGGTACGGCCAAGGCTGCGCATTCGATCACCAAGTACGCGCGGATCATCACCGGGGCCATCGGCGCTTGGAAGATCTCGAAGAACATCAGCAACGGCGTCAAGAAGGCTCACGACATCGCTGGCGTGCGGCAGAAGTTGCAACGCATCAAGAACCTTGGTCGGAAGGGGAAGCCGGAGGAGGAACCACCACTTGGTCCGGGCGTGCACAGGGCGAACGAAACCCCGCTCACGACCTCCCGCACGCAGATAGAGAAAAAGTTCGACGAGCACGCCAGTGACTTCGGGATCACAGAACCGCGGGGTAAGGCGGGTTTCGACCAGTTCGAGCAAGCGGTTCGCTCGCAGATCGATGACCCATCGACGGTCCACATCGGCGGCACTTACCGAGGGGAACCGGCAATCATCAATTACAATCCCAACTCAGGAATCGCCGTAATTCAAAAGCCCTCAGGGGAATTCGTGAGTGGCTGGCGGCTTTCACCCGAGCAGGTCACCAATGTACTTCAGCGAGGATCGTTACGATGA
- the car gene encoding carboxylic acid reductase: MPTPANDRDARLLHRLNQLIAHDPQLAAAQPDPAVSAAINAPDMRLTDVIRTVMTAYADRPALGQRAVAYVTDTSGRTVAELQPRFDTLTYREVWARVQALAHALAGQPIRPGDRVATLGFTSADYAVVDMALSLTGAVAVPLQTSAPVHQLQPIMVESEPVAILSSVDDLTDAVELALTAHTTERLIVFDYRPQVDDHRDALEAATARLGSQHLTVETLDDVIAQGAERGDDLQTPRGAPDDLRLLIYTSGSTGAPKGAMYTDRLVANCWRNWFTPDWDVEGRLPAITVNFMPLSHVMGRVILCSALAVGGTAYFAARSDLSTLLDDLALVRPTRLDFVPRIWEMLFQEVQSDVEKRMATAPAGSDRDAVERQVMAERRVNLIGGRQLSAMTGSAPTSPELRNWVEEFIDTHLVDGYGSTEAGVTLVDGRVRRPPVLDYKLVDVPDLGYFTTDRPYPRGELYLKSTDLIPGYYRRPDVTAELFDPDGWYHTGDVMAETGPDQLEYVDRRNNVLKLSQGEFVTVSKLEAAYGAHPAIRQIFVYGNSARSYVLAVIVPTDDVLASVGGDPAAVKPILSEALQTVARDAGLQSFEIPRDFLVETNPFTLDNGLLTGIRKLARPRLKEFYGPALEQLYTELADSQADVLRELRRDGANGPVLETVTRAAQALLGVAAADATPDTAFTDLGGDSLSALTFGNLLHDIFGVDVPVGVIVSPASDLATIAASIEARRSGDATRPTYDAVHGRDATEVHAKDLTLEKFLDPPTLAHAPTLPRPRGEIRTVLLTGATGFLGRYLALQWLERMNLVGGTVIALVRAKDDTSARARLDATFDSGDPHLLAHYRQLAAGHLEVLAGDKGEANLGLDEKTWQRLADTVDLIVDPAALVNHVLPYRELFGPNVVGTAELIRIALTTRITPYVYISTIGVGDGIAPGRFVEDADIRQISATRRIDDSYANGYGNSKWAGEVLLREAHDLAGLPVAVFRCDMIMADTSYAGQLNVPDMFTRLMLSLAATGIAPNSFYELDEGGSRRRAHFDGLPVEFIADAISTLGADVVDGFETYHVMNPHDDGISLDTFVDWLIEAGYPIVRVPGGYAAWLQRFDTALRALPEKQRQASLLPLIHNYQRPERPINGSLAPADHFRAAVQEAKIGPDKDIPHLSAPVIVKYLSDLELLGLL; encoded by the coding sequence ATGCCCACTCCAGCCAACGACCGCGATGCGCGACTCCTGCACCGTCTCAACCAGTTGATCGCACACGACCCGCAACTCGCCGCCGCCCAGCCGGATCCCGCCGTCAGCGCCGCCATCAACGCACCCGACATGCGGCTCACCGACGTCATCCGCACTGTCATGACCGCGTACGCCGACCGGCCCGCCCTCGGCCAGCGCGCCGTCGCGTACGTCACCGACACCTCCGGCCGCACGGTCGCCGAACTGCAGCCCCGCTTCGACACCCTCACCTACCGCGAGGTGTGGGCGCGCGTGCAGGCATTGGCCCACGCCCTGGCCGGCCAGCCCATCCGGCCCGGCGACCGGGTCGCGACGCTGGGCTTCACCAGCGCCGACTACGCCGTCGTCGACATGGCGCTGTCGCTGACCGGAGCCGTCGCCGTCCCGCTGCAGACCAGCGCCCCGGTGCACCAGTTGCAGCCGATCATGGTCGAGTCCGAGCCGGTGGCGATCCTCTCCAGCGTCGACGACCTCACCGACGCCGTCGAACTCGCGCTCACCGCGCACACCACCGAGCGGCTGATCGTCTTCGACTACCGCCCTCAGGTCGACGACCACCGCGACGCGCTCGAGGCCGCCACCGCCCGACTCGGGTCGCAGCACCTCACCGTGGAAACCCTCGACGACGTCATCGCCCAGGGTGCCGAGCGCGGCGACGACCTCCAGACCCCTCGCGGCGCGCCGGACGATCTGCGGCTGCTGATCTACACCTCCGGCAGCACCGGCGCTCCCAAGGGCGCCATGTACACCGACCGGCTGGTGGCCAACTGCTGGCGTAACTGGTTCACCCCCGACTGGGACGTCGAGGGCAGGCTGCCGGCGATCACCGTGAATTTCATGCCGCTGAGCCACGTGATGGGCCGCGTCATCCTGTGCTCCGCGCTCGCCGTCGGGGGTACCGCCTACTTCGCCGCCCGCAGCGACCTGTCGACCCTGCTCGACGACCTTGCCCTGGTGCGCCCCACCAGGCTCGACTTCGTCCCCCGCATCTGGGAGATGCTGTTCCAGGAGGTGCAGAGCGACGTCGAGAAGAGAATGGCCACCGCCCCCGCCGGCTCTGACCGCGACGCCGTCGAGCGGCAGGTGATGGCCGAACGGCGCGTGAACCTCATCGGCGGACGCCAGCTCTCGGCGATGACGGGTTCCGCGCCGACCTCCCCCGAACTGCGCAACTGGGTCGAGGAGTTCATCGACACCCATCTCGTCGACGGCTACGGATCCACCGAGGCCGGTGTCACACTCGTCGACGGCCGGGTCCGGCGGCCGCCGGTCCTCGACTACAAGCTCGTCGACGTACCGGACCTGGGTTACTTCACCACCGATCGCCCGTATCCGCGCGGCGAGTTGTACCTCAAGTCAACCGATCTCATCCCCGGCTACTACCGGCGACCCGACGTGACCGCCGAACTCTTCGACCCCGACGGCTGGTACCACACCGGCGACGTGATGGCCGAGACCGGACCCGATCAGCTCGAGTACGTCGACCGCCGCAACAACGTCCTCAAGCTGTCGCAGGGCGAGTTCGTGACGGTGTCCAAGCTGGAAGCCGCCTACGGCGCCCATCCCGCCATCCGCCAGATCTTCGTCTACGGCAACAGCGCTCGTTCCTACGTGCTGGCGGTGATCGTGCCCACCGACGACGTGTTGGCGAGCGTCGGCGGGGACCCCGCAGCGGTCAAGCCGATCCTGAGCGAGGCGTTGCAGACCGTCGCGCGCGATGCCGGGCTGCAATCCTTCGAGATCCCCCGTGACTTCCTGGTCGAGACCAACCCCTTCACGCTCGACAACGGGCTGCTCACCGGCATCCGCAAGCTGGCCCGCCCGCGCCTCAAGGAGTTCTACGGACCCGCGCTCGAACAGCTCTACACCGAGTTGGCCGACAGCCAGGCCGACGTGCTGCGTGAGCTGAGGCGAGACGGCGCCAACGGACCCGTCCTCGAGACCGTCACCCGGGCGGCCCAGGCGTTGCTCGGCGTCGCCGCGGCCGATGCGACCCCCGACACCGCGTTCACCGATCTCGGCGGAGACTCGTTGTCGGCGTTGACCTTCGGCAACCTGCTACACGACATCTTCGGTGTCGACGTGCCGGTCGGCGTGATCGTCAGCCCGGCCAGCGACCTCGCCACCATCGCCGCCTCCATCGAGGCCCGCCGATCCGGTGACGCCACGCGACCCACCTACGACGCCGTGCACGGGCGTGACGCCACCGAGGTCCACGCGAAAGACCTGACGCTGGAGAAGTTCCTCGATCCGCCCACGCTGGCGCACGCCCCCACGCTGCCGCGACCGCGCGGCGAGATCCGCACCGTGCTGCTGACCGGCGCCACCGGATTCCTCGGCCGCTACCTCGCCCTGCAGTGGCTCGAGCGGATGAACCTCGTCGGCGGGACGGTCATCGCCCTGGTCCGCGCCAAGGACGACACATCCGCGCGGGCGCGACTCGACGCGACCTTCGACAGCGGGGACCCGCACCTGCTCGCCCACTACCGGCAGCTCGCCGCCGGCCATCTCGAGGTGCTGGCCGGCGACAAGGGCGAGGCGAACCTGGGGCTCGACGAAAAGACCTGGCAGCGGCTGGCCGATACCGTCGACCTGATCGTCGACCCCGCGGCACTGGTGAACCACGTCCTGCCGTACCGCGAGCTGTTCGGGCCCAACGTGGTCGGCACCGCAGAGCTCATCCGCATCGCCCTGACCACACGGATCACACCGTACGTCTACATTTCGACGATCGGGGTGGGTGACGGCATCGCCCCTGGCCGGTTCGTCGAGGACGCCGACATCCGGCAGATCAGCGCCACCCGCAGGATCGACGACAGCTACGCCAACGGGTACGGCAACAGCAAGTGGGCCGGCGAAGTCCTGCTGCGCGAGGCCCACGACCTCGCCGGGCTGCCCGTGGCGGTGTTCCGCTGCGACATGATCATGGCCGACACCAGCTACGCCGGTCAGCTGAACGTCCCCGACATGTTCACCCGCCTGATGCTGAGCCTCGCCGCGACGGGCATCGCCCCGAACTCGTTCTACGAGCTGGACGAGGGCGGTAGCCGCCGGCGCGCCCACTTCGACGGTCTCCCAGTGGAGTTCATCGCCGACGCGATCTCAACGCTCGGCGCGGACGTGGTGGACGGGTTCGAGACCTACCACGTCATGAACCCCCATGACGACGGGATCAGCCTGGACACCTTCGTCGACTGGCTCATCGAGGCGGGCTATCCGATCGTCCGCGTACCGGGTGGCTACGCGGCCTGGTTACAGCGGTTCGATACCGCGCTGCGGGCGCTGCCGGAGAAGCAACGCCAGGCGTCGCTGCTGCCGCTGATCCACAACTATCAGCGGCCCGAACGTCCGATCAACGGCTCGCTGGCGC
- a CDS encoding WXG100 family type VII secretion target, which translates to MSHPQKPLKTDPTELRMTADQLEGHAGEFRTAHQAAQSRASKAALGSGSAAAALPEMLAAWEADGAQFDEHFTRHARGHREAADAYLGTDAGSADRINDAG; encoded by the coding sequence ATGTCGCATCCGCAGAAGCCGCTGAAAACGGATCCGACAGAGTTACGCATGACCGCAGACCAACTCGAAGGTCACGCCGGCGAGTTCCGGACAGCACATCAAGCAGCACAGTCTCGAGCGAGCAAAGCCGCTCTCGGATCGGGGTCCGCCGCTGCGGCGTTGCCGGAAATGCTGGCAGCCTGGGAAGCCGACGGTGCGCAGTTCGATGAGCATTTCACCAGGCATGCGCGAGGACACCGCGAGGCGGCGGACGCCTACCTGGGCACCGATGCCGGCAGCGCCGACCGGATCAACGACGCGGGCTGA
- a CDS encoding colicin immunity domain-containing protein, producing the protein MIDHEKRLPDIFVYTDLIDRFIENSITASEFESAFLRAIKQEQRILGNPVYPILQELFEDTDAYVSDPSLRTEPEDLDDEQLRACARRARQALREVGYL; encoded by the coding sequence ATGATTGACCACGAGAAGCGACTGCCCGACATTTTTGTGTACACCGATCTGATCGATCGATTCATCGAAAACTCGATCACTGCGTCTGAATTCGAAAGTGCGTTCTTGCGTGCGATCAAGCAGGAACAACGGATACTCGGGAATCCCGTGTATCCAATCCTGCAGGAGCTTTTCGAGGATACCGACGCCTACGTCAGCGACCCAAGTCTTCGGACAGAACCAGAGGACCTCGATGACGAGCAACTTCGGGCCTGCGCTCGACGAGCTCGTCAGGCATTGCGGGAGGTCGGTTATTTGTGA
- a CDS encoding type VII secretion target: MLVDPEILRAFAGQVDIAAGDIAAADVGGTTSSAGDALPGSTTQWAVRAVGEHFSQIATQLAANVTKMGTAVRGAGDTFEVADDALAGRFDGLF; the protein is encoded by the coding sequence ATGCTGGTCGACCCGGAGATTCTGCGCGCGTTTGCCGGTCAGGTGGATATCGCGGCGGGGGATATCGCCGCGGCGGACGTGGGCGGGACGACTTCTTCCGCGGGCGATGCGCTGCCCGGGTCGACGACGCAGTGGGCGGTGCGGGCGGTGGGGGAGCACTTCAGTCAGATAGCGACGCAGCTGGCGGCGAACGTGACGAAGATGGGGACAGCGGTGCGCGGCGCGGGTGACACGTTCGAGGTCGCCGATGACGCGCTGGCGGGCCGGTTCGACGGACTGTTCTGA
- a CDS encoding WXG100 family type VII secretion target has protein sequence MDNLEVDADEAFNTSHALSVDAEELREELASLQREWDNLAREWAGTAASAYSSIWDEWLEGATMVNSLADSSLNLGRATALYAEQDASSAAAVESTTIDLGL, from the coding sequence ATGGACAACCTGGAAGTAGATGCTGACGAAGCTTTCAACACCTCGCACGCTCTAAGTGTCGATGCTGAGGAACTCCGCGAGGAACTAGCGAGCCTGCAACGGGAATGGGACAACCTTGCCCGCGAATGGGCAGGAACTGCGGCGTCGGCGTACTCATCCATTTGGGATGAGTGGCTTGAAGGAGCCACCATGGTGAACTCGCTAGCCGATTCTTCTCTCAACCTCGGGCGCGCCACCGCTCTGTACGCCGAGCAGGACGCTTCGTCCGCGGCCGCCGTGGAGTCCACGACCATCGATCTGGGGCTCTGA